A stretch of the Nicotiana tabacum cultivar K326 chromosome 6, ASM71507v2, whole genome shotgun sequence genome encodes the following:
- the LOC107777199 gene encoding DELLA protein GAI1, whose amino-acid sequence MKRGHTMPYEQLEDSFSGGCSSAAGGGGCSGKGKMWEEDGGVDDELLAVLGYKVKASDMAEVAQKLEQLEEVMGSVEQDNLSFLASETVHYNPSDLSSWLESMISELNPQDPFSNSSSSFPTNQVYEDSSSFDSDLTAIPGKAVFPQIENPAHEPQVQQPQSKRFKPTTATELSSSSSSSISVGGGMWGSFQSESISTRPAESTRPVVLVDSQGNGVRLVHTLMACAEAIQQEKMKLAEALLKQIGFLAVSQAGAMRKVATYFAEALARKVYRLYPSNPNDPAFTDLLQMHFYETCPYLKFAHFTANQAILEAFANKNKIHVIDFSMKQGMQWPALLQALALRPGGAPTFRLTGIGPPSQDNTDHLQQVGWKLAQLAESINVEFEFRGFVANTLADLDASMFDIREGETVAVNSMFELHQLLARPGGIEKVLSFVKDLKPEIFTIVEQEANHNGPVFMDRFTESLHYYSTLFDSLEGCGSGGELGPVSDQDKLMSEVYLGRQICNLVSCEGVDRVERHETLAQWRTRFNSAGFEPVHLGSNAFKQASMLLALFAGGGGYKVEENNGCLMLGWHTRPLIATSAWKLSS is encoded by the coding sequence TGAAGGCATCAGACATGGCTGAAGTTGCTCAGAAACTGGAACAGCTTGAGGAAGTTATGGGTAGTGTTGAACAAGATAATCTTTCATTTCTTGCTTCTGAAACTGTTCATTATAACCCTTCAGATCTCTCATCTTGGCTTGAATCTATGATATCTGAGCTCAATCCGCAAGACCCTTTTTCCAATTCATCTTCCTCCTTCCCAACAAATCAAGTTTATGAGGATTCCTCCTCCTTCGATTCAGATCTAACAGCTATTCCAGGTAAAGCCGTTTTTCCCCAAATTGAAAATCCAGCTCATGAACCGCAGGTGCAGCAGCCACAGAGCAAACGATTCAAACCCACTACAGCAACAGAGTTATCGTCGTCGTCCTCTTCAAGCATCTCCGTGGGGGGTGGTATGTGGGGAAGTTTTCAGAGCGAGTCAATTTCCACACGGCCGGCTGAGTCAACTCGGCCCGTGGTGCTTGTTGACTCGCAAGGCAACGGCGTTCGGCTCGTCCATACATTAATGGCATGTGCAGAAGCAATTCAACAGGAGAAGATGAAATTAGCTGAAGCTCTATTGAAGCAAATTGGATTCTTAGCTGTGTCACAAGCTGGGGCAATGAGAAAAGTCGCGACGTATTTCGCTGAAGCTCTGGCAAGGAAAGTTTACAGATTGTACCCTTCAAACCCTAACGATCCTGCCTTCACCGACCTTCTACAGATGCACTTTTACGAGACTTGCCCTTACCTTAAATTCGCTCATTTCACTGCAAATCAAGCCATTCTTGAAGCTTTTGCAAACAAGAATAAAATCCATGTGATTGATTTCAGTATGAAACAAGGTATGCAATGGCCTGCTTTGTTACAAGCCTTAGCGTTAAGGCCAGGTGGTGCACCAACTTTCAGATTAACTGGAATTGGTCCGCCATCACAAGATAACACAGACCATTTGCAACAAGTTGGTTGGAAATTAGCTCAATTGGCAGAATCAATCAATGTTGAATTCGAATTTAGGGGCTTTGTTGCCAACACTTTAGCTGATCTCGATGCGTCCATGTTCGATATCCGTGAAGGCGAAACTGTTGCAGTGAATTCCATGTTCGAATTACATCAGTTGCTAGCTAGGCCTGGAGGTATAGAGAAGGTGTTGTCATTTGTGAAGGACTTGAAACCTGAGATTTTCACTATCGTCGAGCAAGAAGCTAATCACAATGGACCGgttttcatggaccggttcacgGAGTCATTGCATTATTACTCAACCCTTTTTGACTCGTTGGAGGGTTGCGGCAGCGGTGGCGAATTAGGGCCGGTGAGTGACCAAGATAAGTTGATGTCGGAGGTGTATCTAGGGCGGCAAATCTGCAATTTGGTGTCGTGTGAGGGTGTAGACCGAGTTGAGAGGCACGAGACATTGGCTCAGTGGAGAACCCGGTTTAACTCGGCTGGTTTTGAGCCGGTTCATTTAGGTTCTAATGCATTTAAACAAGCTAGTATGTTACTAGCTTTGTTTGCTGGTGGTGGTGGATACAAAGTGGAAGAAAATAATGGTTGTTTGATGTTGGGTTGGCATACAAGGCCCCTAATTGCTACCTCTGCTTGGAAACTCAGTAGTTAA